In the Micromonospora sp. WMMA1363 genome, CTGGGCCAGCCACCTCACCGACGGACCAGGCATGATCGGCGACGGCGGCTACCAGGGCACCGGCCCGATCACCCCGCACAAGAAACCACCCGGTGGGGAACTGACCGCCCAGCAAAAGGCGTACAACTACAGCGTCAACCGGCTCCGCGCCGCCGTCGAACGCGCCATCAGTCATCTGAAGAACTGGAAGATCCTCAAGACCGGCTACCACCGGATCATGACCGACTTCCCCGACGTGTTACGCACCGCCACCGCCCTGGAGATCTTCAGAACCGCCGCACCCGGGTTTTGAATGACCCTCCTGGTTGTTGTACCAGTCGACCCATTCGGAAGTGGCCAGTTCGACCTGGGCGAGGCTGCGCCACGGACCGCACGGTTCTGTGGGAGCCGGAGGGTGAGACTCCCTGCGACCACCCGACCCTGAGAGCCGGATTGTACTACTTTAGTAGCTAAATGATTCTTCCCTCTATGTTGCGGTTGAGGTCCTATAGTCTAGGGGTAGAACCTGCGGTAGGTCCAACGGAAACAAAGAGGTTTGCCAAGTGGAAACCAAGTCGCCATCCTCGAATTCGCTACAGCAAAGCGAGAACACCGACGCGGGTTTTCGTAATCGCCTAAACAGATTCAACATCACGTCGCCGCATCTGTTGGGCGCGTACGCCCTGATCGCTGATGGGTACCGAGGGGCATTGGTTGGACCGTATGGCGATATTGGCTGGCTATGTGCGCCTGGATGGTCTGACCCCCCGCTTTTCGGAGATATCCTCGGACCTGGTCTAGGGCATTTCCTGCTTTTCCCGGAGACTCGTCACGTTCATGGAGGGTATTACAACGATGGCTCACTGATCTGGATCAACAGATGGGAGGTTGAGAACGCGATTATCGAGTCGCGGGACGCGCTGGCAGCCCCCGGAGATGAAGATCGTGTGGTGCTGCTTCGGCAGATCCGCACTCTGGATCGACCGGCTAAGTTCAGGGTGATTCTCAGCCCACGCGCCGACTTTGGGCGCGAATCGGTGGAGGATGTGACTCGCGACGGCGCGTTGTGGCTTGCTCGGACCGGCGCACTACATCTACGAGTCACTGGCGCAGAACAGCTACGTCCCGACCGTGACGGGCTACTTGAGGGCGAGTTAAAACTATCGGCAAGAAGCTGGCACGACCTGGTGCTGGAGGTGTCCCCGCGTCCGTTTACTGATCCGCCGTGTCAACCAGGCGAATTATGGCGTGCCACCGAAGAGTACTGGCATCGTGTGGCACCCAGGTTCGCTGGTCCGGCTCAGCAGGATGCGACTTTGTCCTATGCGATACTGCGCGGGATGACCCGGCCAGGCGGGGGAATGGTCGCGGCGGCGACCACCTCACTACCCGAACAAGCCCTAGCCGGGCGCAACTACGATTACCGGTATGCTTGGATCCGCGACCAGTCGATGGCCGGTCAAGCGGCAGCCCTTGTGGGTGCCCATGATCTGTTGGACGACGCGGTCAGCTTCATCACTACCCGGATCCTCGCCGACGGCGATCGGCTGGCTCCAGCCTATACCGCCAGTGGAAAACCCGTACCACCAGAGACGCGACTGGACTTCCTATCCGGGTACCCCGGCGCACAGCCGCAGACAGGCAACTGGGTACGGAGCCAGTTCCAGTTGGACGTGTTCGGTGAGGCTCTGCTGGTCCTTGCAGCCGCAGCGCGGCTGGACCGGATCGACAAGATGGCGTGGCGAGCCGCAGAACAGGCGGCCGACAGTATCGAAAGGCGTTGGCGCGAGCCGGACAGCGGCATCTGGGAACTGTCAACGCGCCATTGGACTTACCCCCGACTGATCTGCGTCGCCGGACTAAAATCGGTTGCCCGCGTTGCTTCTGGCGACCAGGCGGGCCGGTGGTCGGCGCTGGCGGATGTCATTTTAGCCGATGCTGCGACTCACGGACTGCACCCACGGGGATACTGGAAGCAGGCATATGACGATGAACGGGTTGATGCCGCTTTGCTCATGGCAGGCGTCCGTGGCGCACTGCCCGCCGGTGACCCGCGTACTACAAAAACCCTCAAGGCCGTGCTGGATGAGCTTGGATCGGAAGGATACGTATACCGCTTCCGATCCAACCGACGCCCCCTCGGCGACACCGAGAACGCCTTCCTACTTTGTGGCTTTGCCGCCGCGCTAGCATGCTGTAAGTCCGGCCGAATGGCAGATGCTAAAAGAATTTTTGAGCGTAATCGGAGTACTTATGGATCACCCGGCCTCTACAGCGAGGAGTACGACGTACGGCAACGGCGGCTACGCGGCAACCTGCCGCAAGCGTTCGTGCATGCCCTGATGTTAGAGGCCGCGGCAACCCTAGGGCAGATAACTGTATGCGAGTGACTAATCAGGCTTTTCCGGCGGTATCCTTAGACGCTTGGCGCGTCGAGTGCCCGCGGACCGTTCTCTGCGTCTGGTGGAGATGCCGCAGGTGCCACCCCCGCCCGGGGATCCACCGAACGCTCCGAGCGCGCGACCTGTACGAGCTAGCCCGTGTCCGATGATGCTACAAGGCGGTGCCCGTTGACAAGGAGTTCGACGACCATCAACGCCAGTGGCCCGCCAGACCTGAAGGCCTACCTCGACGGTGCCGATCAGATCGTAGACGCGCTGCCGTGGAAGCTCGGCCACACCGAGGCACAGCACAAGCGGGCCCGAGGCCGCGCGTCCGCTCTTGCTCATCAGATCGCCGCGCTGCTCGCAAGTGGATGGACGATAGACGAGTTGCGAAACGCCTTAGCTGATGCATCCAACGGCTGCCGGGCACCGAACGCCGCCGCACAGGAGAAGTTGTGGCGGACGACCCTCAAACGGGCCAACCGCGCCCGCAAGAGCGCGTCAGACCCGGATCCGCGGATAGGGATATGCCACCGCGTGGCATAGATGAACGGATGCCTTGCCAGCAGGGACGATTGGGGTTGTCGAGACACCAATCCGCCGCTGTGGGAAGGACACCCGTTCGGTGAAGAAGATACCTGGTTTGGCAGGTCGTGTCCGTGTTGGCGCACCGGACGCGTCGCTGACGCCGGTCTCGGGTGTGGTGGCGGTGGCCGAGTTGGTCGGCCGGCTGGGCGTGACCGCCGCGCTGGACGACGCCGTGGGCCGAATCAAGCAGCGGGATCGAGGATTGTCCGGCGGAGAGTTCCTGGTCGCGGTGGCGCAGGCGCAGATGTGCGGCGCGCAGTTTTGGGTGGGTCTGGATCGCCGCCGCGCCGATACGGCGGGTGAGGCGTTGTCCGCGGTGCCCACGCCGGCGGCGAGCACCGCGGTGGAGTTGGCGTCTCGGTTCGGTCCGGCGCAGGTGGCTGGTATCGAGGAAGGCATCGGGGAGATCGCCTGCCGGGTTGTCGGTTTGCTGCCGGCCGCCCGGCGGGCGGTGCTGCGCACCGGTGGGGCCACCATCGACCTGGACGGCACCGACGTCGAGGTGTACGGGGCCAAGAAGGAAGGGATCGCCTACAGCTACAAGGGCGCCCGGGCGGGCGCCCGCACGTGGCCACGTGGGCGGAGGCCGGGGTGGTGACCGCCGCGGACCTCCTCGCCGGTGATGAAGACCCCCGCCCGGGAGCGGGCTCGCTGATCGAACGCAGCGTGGCCACCCTCAACGCGGCCGGGGTCACCGCCCGGCCGAAGGTCCGCGGCGATGTGGGCTACTTCGCCAAGGACATCGCGCAGGCCGCGGTGGAGGCCGGCTGCGACTTTTCCCTCGGAGTGACCCGCAACCCCGCGGTCTGGCGAGCCGCGGCCGCGATCCCCGACGATGCATGGCGCAAAGCCGAACGGATGAAAGGCGCCCAGGTCGCCGTGTGCGACTACGCACCGGCCGGCTGGCCACCCGCCACCATGACCGTGGTGCGGCGGGTCAAGGTCCACGCTACCGATATCTCGGCCGACCCACGCGCCCGCCGCCGGCGCACCATCCCCAAAGCTCAACTCACGCTCGCCCTGGACGGCCTGGTCGGGCACGTGTACGCGTACTCGTTCATCGCCACCAACCTGGATGTGTCCACCCCGGCGAAGACGGTCGCGGTGGAGGCCTGGCACCGGATGCGCACCGACATCGAAGATCGCATCCGGGATGCCAAGCACGGCGCCGCGCTGCGGCACCTGCCCTCCGGCAGCCGGGCGGCCAACACGGTGTGGATGTGGGGGGCGCTGCTGGCCGTCAACCTGTCCGCCTGGCTGCAGGAACTGGCCGGCCTCGACGACGGCGACGGACGAGGCCGCAACCACCTCGGCACCCTGCGCCACCGGCTGATCACCGTGCCCGCCCGGCTGGTCCGCCACGCCCGGCAGGTCACCCTACGGCTACCCCCGAGGCAACAGTTACTGGCTCAGGTCCTGGCCCGGCTCCGCCGGCTACCCATCTGGACCTGACCACTCGGCCCATCGGCCATGTCCCAGCCCACGGAGACCAGCGAACCCGGCGCCACCCGGGAAACCGGCATGCCCACCCACCGAAACACCACACCACCCATCGCCTATCACCGATGCGTAGCGATCACGCCTCCGCTATCCGTGGATCCGGGTCTGATGCCGCAGCACGTCGATGTCGCAGATCGCCTCGCCGCCGTCGGCGATCAACACGGCCAGGTCGACCAGGACCCGGCCCCGATCATGGACCGGGAAGGCGCCGGTCCGCGCGAGCGCGGCGGACAGTGCGCCGGTCAGCCCGGCCTGATCCGCGAGCATCCGCAGCAACGCAGTGCCGACGTGCGACACCACCTGTGTTCCGTCCGTGGTGACCCGCAGATCCTTTGACCACGGCGTAGACTGCACGCCGGAAGTGCTTCCTTGGCATAGATCCTTGTAGATGTCGCAATCACAAATTCCCCCTGCCAGAGAGGCACTTTCCTCTATTTACCCGCCGGTCAGACCCACCAGCTGATGATCACCGTGAATCACCCAGGCTAGACCATCACAGGCCCCGACAGACGACCGCCTGCGAGAGACCCCCTACCCGCGCAGGATAACCGTCTGTCGGGGCTGTGATGGGTTAGGGCCAGCCGGGGTCGACGAGACCGGCCCTGCGAACCCTCTTAACCAGACTCCACCGACACGATTAGCAGTGCCGACTGTTCTGTCCGGGCCGGTGGGACTAGGTCTAGTCTAGTTAGTCAAACTGCAGCACGCCAGACGTGCAAGCAATTTGATTAAATAATATGACTGTATTACTGAGCCATTTTCGTGCGCCCAGAAGAGTGGAGGTTGACCATGTAGGTGGTAGATTCTTCGTTCGTAAGCTCGTCGTCGCTTGCCGGTGGGAGTCCGGTCCGGGTAGCTGCCAGGACCAGGTCCGCCACCTGCTGGCCGGCCACGCTGACCTGCGGGAAGGCCGCGCTGCGTACCTCGGCGTGCTGGGCCCAGGCCACCTCGCGGGCCTGAGCCCATGCCGCCCGCAACCGGGCCAGCAGGGTCCCGTCCAGGTGCGACACCAGCCGCCACGCCGTCGGATCGGAGGCGACTGGCCCGAACAGGCCGGCCTGATCCCACAGCACCGCGAGGTCAGCGATCGCTTCGCCGCCGCCGGCCAGCGTCACCGCCAGATCAACGGCGATCCGGCCCGGGTCGTGGCCGCCCTGCCGTTGCCGCAGACCGGTGAGGGCCTGACTGAATGCACTGGTCAACCCGGTCACGTCGGCCAAATCGACGAGCAGCCGCGCACCAGCGTGCCCGACCACCCCTCGCCCAGGGCTATTGCATTGTCGTGTTGCTGCTGGTCACGGTCGGTTTTCCGGTAGTCACGGCGTCGATGAGCTCGTGTGGGCGGTGACTGGCCCGGCGAGTTGCTTCGGCGATGTTGGTGGCGCCGTCGGTGTGGTGGTATCCGATTGCGGTGTTACGGAGGGTGGCGAACACGGCAGGACCGTTGTGGGTCCTGGCCTGGTGGGCGTCTTCACGTAGCGTGACGTCTCGGACGTGATGTAGGCGGTTCTCGATATGCCATTCAGAGCGCGCCCAGGTGCCGAGGTCGGCGGGTTGGGCCTGGTCGGCGGGCAGCGAGATAGTCAGGTACTCCGTTTCGCGAGTGGTCTTGCCCTTGATCGTGCGGGTCCGGGTGATCCGGACGGCCTGTTCGGCGTTGGGAAAGCCCAGCCCGCCGGGGGTCTTGACGGTGAGTGCCTTGACGGTGCGGGTCTCTTTGCGGCCGTGACCGGTCTCGCGGGTCTGTGCCCCGACCGGGACCTGCGCCCAGGGCAGGGCCTTGAGCTGGGCGAACAGCTTGGGTTGGTTGGCCTTGATCGGGACCATCAGATGAGCGTCGGCGGAGGCGAGCAGATCGGCGTGCCCGGTCTGGGCGTGCAGCGCGTCGGCGACGACCAGGACGTCCTTCAGGGATCCCAGCACGGCCGCAACCAGGCGTAGTAGTGGGGTGAACGCCGGGATTTCGTTCGACTTCGCCGTGATCTGACCCGGATCCGCGGATAGGGATATGCCACCGCGTGGCATAGATGAACGGATGCCTTGCCAGCAGGGACGATTGGGGTTGTCGAGACACCAATCCGCCGCTGTGGGAAGGACACCCGTTCGGTGAAGAAGATACCTGGTTTGGCAGGTCGTGTCCGTGTTGGCGCACCGGACGCGTCGCTGACGCCGGTCTCGGGTGTGGTGGCGGTGGCCGAGTTGGTCGGCCGGCTGGGCGTGACCGCCGCGCTGGACGACGCCGTGGGCCGAATCAAGCAGCGGGATCGAGGATTGTCCGGCGGAGAGTTCCTGGTCGCGGTGGCGCAGGCGCAGATGTGCGGCGCGCAGTTTTGGGTGGGTCTGGATCGCCGCCGCGCCGATACGGCGGGTGAGGCGTTGTCCGCGGTGCCCACGCCGGCGGCGAGCACCGCGGTGGAGTTGGCGTCTCGGTTCGGTCCGGCGCAGGTGGCTGGTATCGAGGAAGGCATCGGGGAGATCGCCTGCCGGGTTGTCGGTTTGCTGCCGGCCGCCCGGCGGGCGGTGCTGCGCACCGGTGGGGCCACCATCGACCTGGACGGCACCGACGTCGAGGTGTACGGGGCCAAGAAGGAAGGGATCGCCTACAGCTACAAGGGCGCCCGGGCCGGGCGCCCGCACGTGGCCACGTGGGCGGAGGCCGGGGTGGTGACCGCCGCGGACCTCCTCGCCGGTGATGAAGACCCCCGCCCGGGAGCGGGCTCGCTGATCGAACGCAGCGTGGCCACCCTCAACGCGGCCGGGGTCACCGCCCGGCCGAAGGTCCGCGGCGATGTGGGCTACTTCGCCAAGGACATCGCGCAGGCCGCGGTGGAGGCCGGCTGCGACTTTTCCCTCGGAGTGACCCGCAACCCCGCGGTCTGGCGAGCCGCGGCCGCGATCCCCGACGATGCATGGCGCAAAGCCGAACGGATGAAAGGCGCCCAGGTCGCCGTGTGCGACTACGCACCGGCCGGCTGGCCACCCGCCACCATGACCGTGGTGCGGCGGGTCAAGGTCCACGCTACCGATATCTCGGCCGACCCACGCGCCCGCCGCCGGCGCACCATCCCCAAAGCTCAACTCACGCTCGCCCTGGACGGCCTGGTCGGGCACGTGTACGCGTACTCGTTCATCGCCACCAACCTGGATGTGTCCACCCCGGCGAAGACGGTCGCGGTGGAGGCCTGGCACCGGATGCGCACCGACATCGAAGATCGCATCCGGGATGCCAAGCACGGCGCCGCGCTGCGGCACCTGCCCTCCGGCAGCCGGGCGGCCAACACGGTGTGGATGTGGGGGCGCTGCTGGCCGTCAACCTGTCCGCCTGGCTGCAGGAACTGGCCGGCCTCGACGACGGCGACGGACGAGGCCGCAACCACCTCGGCACCCTGCGCCACCGGCTGATCACCGTGCCCGCCCGGCTGGTCCGCCACGCCCGGCAGGTCACCCTACGGCTACCCCCGAGGCAACAGTTACTGGCTCAGGTCCTGGCCCGGCTCCGCCGGCTACCCATCTGGACCTGACCACTCGGCCCATCGGCCATGTCCCAGCCCACGGAGACCAGCGAACCCGGCGCCACCCGGGAAACCGGCATGCCCACCCACCGAAACACCACACCACCCATCGCCTATCACCGATGCGTAGCGATCACGCCTCCGCTATCCGTGGATCCGGGTCTGAACCTGGGCGAGCACGATCCCGGTGCTGGTGTCGTAGGCCGAGAGCAGATGCACCTGCCGCCCGTCGGCGAGGCGGGCACCCCGGGCGACCTTCCCGTCGATGGCGATGACGAGTCGCCCCCGGCGCCCGCCGATCACGACCGGCCCGGCCCGCTCCCGCAACCAACACGCGAGGACCTGCGACAACACCTCGGCGTCGAGCCGGATCAGCAGCCGCCACACCGTCGTCGCGGCCGGTACCCGGCCGTCGAACCCGAGCCGGGTCCACACCGACTCGTCCTGGAAGCGCATCCAGTCCGCGACCGCGGCGAACGTGCACGCCCCGGCGAGTACCGCGCACACCGCCGCCGCCAGGACACTGACCAGCGGATACCGCCGGCCCCGCGGATCGCGCGGGTCGTTGATGACCGCCAACGCCACGAACAAGCTGCGGCGGTCACTGTCACGGTCGCTACCGGTGACCACAACCGGTGACGGCAGGCTGGGGGGTCGGTGCGGCAGCACGATCTCGGTCAGTGATGATGACATCAGCGGGTACGGTCCTGTTCTCGATCACGGTTGTCTTCGCAAACACCATGATCACCAACGGGCCGTACCCGTCCCACATGGACCCCGGACCTCGCCGAACCCCCTGCGAAACCCCAGTTCAACCGCCCTTTGATCGACTACGCAACAGCCCTGACCCCTCGCCCGCCGCCGGTCACCAGGATCTTCGGACGTGTTGCGGTAGCCTTCACTCAGCAAGTGGCCTTCTGCGACGGGATGACCAGGACTCTCGACAAGCCCTATCCTCCCTGACCAGGGCTATTGCGTTGTCGGGTAGCTGCTGGTCACGGCGTTGATCAGGTCGTGTGATCGGCGGTTGGCTTGGCGGGTGGCTCGGGCGATGTTCGTCGCGCCGGTGGTGCGGAAGATCCTGTTCAAGCTGCGCTGCTGCCCACGGCGAGCGACCACGATCGTGCAGGCCATCCTCGTTCTGCACCACGTCGAAGCCGACCGCTACGCAGGATGAAAATGGCTGATAGCGTCACCCCAATGGATGTAATAATGATTCGTTGGCCTGCGATCAAGTGGCTAACTCTACTCAAATTCAGGATTGTTTCCAGCCTTTCCCGCCGGTCGTCTTCCGGCGTCCGTTCAGGCTGGTTGGGAGCTTCGATAAGCTTTTGATCCACTCAACGAGTTCTTGAGTCTCGTCGTTGGTGCTATCCTTCTTCTTGAGCGGAATAACAAGACTCCCTTTTCTGGTCAAGTACGACATGCGTCGGCTCTATTGTCGCTCGCAAGAGGATGGAGCCGCAGCCAGTTTACTTTCCCCCACCAGGGATAGGTTCTGTATATAGAACATGTTGATGCTGTAAATCATGATTGCTTGACCGTTGATTCCTTGAGCGCTTGCGCACTGCGGAGCCCTGGGGATCGGGAGTCAGGTCTGGACCCGGCTGCTCGTGGCGGCAACTGCCGGTCGACTTCCCGCCGTGGCTGTCAATCCCCTGAAATCGTGGAGGGCTCCGTTATGCGGCCTGGGCCTCCACGGCGCCGGCCGTTGATCGTTCGTAGTCGGCGGGGGATCGCCAGTCGCAGATGGAGTGCCGGCGGCGTAACTGTTCAGCAGGTTCTTCATCGTCCGGCTTGATCTTGTTGGTGGTTTGAGTCATCCTGACCGTCGTGTCCGACTCGCCGCCGGTTGTGGAGCTGGTGGAGCGGCTTGCCCGGTTGGAGTAGGGTGCGGCTCCTCTGAGGTGATCGTCTATTGTGGGATGGCACCGCCGAGGTAGCGGCTGTTGTGGATGCGTTGTTGTTCCTGGGCCAGGTGCCAGGTCCAGTACTGGTCGAAGTCGCCGTTGCTGATCAGGGTGCGGAGTTTGAGGATTGCTTCGGCGC is a window encoding:
- a CDS encoding transposase is translated as MKKIPGLAGRVRVGAPDASLTPVSGVVAVAELVGRLGVTAALDDAVGRIKQRDRGLSGGEFLVAVAQAQMCGAQFWVGLDRRRADTAGEALSAVPTPAASTAVELASRFGPAQVAGIEEGIGEIACRVVGLLPAARRAVLRTGGATIDLDGTDVEVYGAKKEGIAYSYKGARAGRPHVATWAEAGVVTAADLLAGDEDPRPGAGSLIERSVATLNAAGVTARPKVRGDVGYFAKDIAQAAVEAGCDFSLGVTRNPAVWRAAAAIPDDAWRKAERMKGAQVAVCDYAPAGWPPATMTVVRRVKVHATDISADPRARRRRTIPKAQLTLALDGLVGHVYAYSFIATNLDVSTPAKTVAVEAWHRMRTDIEDRIRDAKHGAALRHLPSGSRAANTVWMWGRCWPSTCPPGCRNWPASTTATDEAATTSAPCATG
- a CDS encoding glycoside hydrolase family 15 protein, with amino-acid sequence MTSPHLLGAYALIADGYRGALVGPYGDIGWLCAPGWSDPPLFGDILGPGLGHFLLFPETRHVHGGYYNDGSLIWINRWEVENAIIESRDALAAPGDEDRVVLLRQIRTLDRPAKFRVILSPRADFGRESVEDVTRDGALWLARTGALHLRVTGAEQLRPDRDGLLEGELKLSARSWHDLVLEVSPRPFTDPPCQPGELWRATEEYWHRVAPRFAGPAQQDATLSYAILRGMTRPGGGMVAAATTSLPEQALAGRNYDYRYAWIRDQSMAGQAAALVGAHDLLDDAVSFITTRILADGDRLAPAYTASGKPVPPETRLDFLSGYPGAQPQTGNWVRSQFQLDVFGEALLVLAAAARLDRIDKMAWRAAEQAADSIERRWREPDSGIWELSTRHWTYPRLICVAGLKSVARVASGDQAGRWSALADVILADAATHGLHPRGYWKQAYDDERVDAALLMAGVRGALPAGDPRTTKTLKAVLDELGSEGYVYRFRSNRRPLGDTENAFLLCGFAAALACCKSGRMADAKRIFERNRSTYGSPGLYSEEYDVRQRRLRGNLPQAFVHALMLEAAATLGQITVCE
- a CDS encoding transposase codes for the protein MATWAEAGVVTAADLLAGDEDPRPGAGSLIERSVATLNAAGVTARPKVRGDVGYFAKDIAQAAVEAGCDFSLGVTRNPAVWRAAAAIPDDAWRKAERMKGAQVAVCDYAPAGWPPATMTVVRRVKVHATDISADPRARRRRTIPKAQLTLALDGLVGHVYAYSFIATNLDVSTPAKTVAVEAWHRMRTDIEDRIRDAKHGAALRHLPSGSRAANTVWMWGALLAVNLSAWLQELAGLDDGDGRGRNHLGTLRHRLITVPARLVRHARQVTLRLPPRQQLLAQVLARLRRLPIWT
- a CDS encoding transposase family protein, whose amino-acid sequence is MSSSLTEIVLPHRPPSLPSPVVVTGSDRDSDRRSLFVALAVINDPRDPRGRRYPLVSVLAAAVCAVLAGACTFAAVADWMRFQDESVWTRLGFDGRVPAATTVWRLLIRLDAEVLSQVLACWLRERAGPVVIGGRRGRLVIAIDGKVARGARLADGRQVHLLSAYDTSTGIVLAQVQTRIHG
- a CDS encoding ISAs1 family transposase yields the protein MPRGGISLSADPGQITAKSNEIPAFTPLLRLVAAVLGSLKDVLVVADALHAQTGHADLLASADAHLMVPIKANQPKLFAQLKALPWAQVPVGAQTRETGHGRKETRTVKALTVKTPGGLGFPNAEQAVRITRTRTIKGKTTRETEYLTISLPADQAQPADLGTWARSEWHIENRLHHVRDVTLREDAHQARTHNGPAVFATLRNTAIGYHHTDGATNIAEATRRASHRPHELIDAVTTGKPTVTSSNTTMQ